The following coding sequences lie in one Cyanobacterium sp. Dongsha4 genomic window:
- a CDS encoding response regulator, which produces MNQEYPPLEILRKICQNQQTGHLQIQTNYVRWNIYLVEGKIQYAQHNLQFIETVKNYLIHLQIPIANNIWSNLRNPSKPFLLLATVQELLEQNQINRGQKNILLNKLTEDAIESFICLPEGQTKWEVNNNLSLMEAPKIFDDEGIEGTQIIDSLKGKISQWQKLKPFISSPHQRPSCPNISLLSTKVPGGTLNIPVLQKLVKTMTGESLRNISFLLKQDDFKLAQVLYPYIKHRIIILDPPKSPLDKLPLIPSVSNLSSLQVRNVRGNYFTEKAENISSSAKSTIVSSTNTVKNNLPVSSTIKPSPSIGSKTHKIICIDDSQVMLDTIKDYLGSENYDTLTVANPMQCLPSLFASKPDLILLDLSMPNINGNRLCQILRSSPTFKQVPIIIVSGNINMLTQEKIEAIGANDFLPKPFTKEELLVIVNKYLL; this is translated from the coding sequence ATGAATCAAGAATATCCTCCTTTGGAAATACTAAGGAAAATTTGTCAAAATCAACAAACTGGACATTTACAAATTCAAACAAATTACGTTAGATGGAATATTTATTTAGTGGAGGGTAAAATACAATATGCCCAACATAATTTACAGTTTATTGAAACTGTTAAAAATTACTTAATACATTTACAAATTCCTATTGCTAATAATATTTGGTCTAATTTAAGAAATCCTAGTAAACCGTTTTTATTACTTGCAACTGTTCAAGAATTGTTAGAACAAAATCAAATCAATAGGGGGCAAAAAAATATTCTATTAAATAAATTAACAGAAGATGCGATCGAATCTTTTATTTGTTTACCAGAAGGACAAACTAAATGGGAAGTTAATAATAATCTATCATTAATGGAAGCACCAAAGATATTCGATGATGAGGGAATAGAAGGTACTCAAATCATTGACTCACTCAAGGGGAAAATTAGTCAATGGCAAAAACTAAAACCCTTCATTTCTTCCCCCCATCAGCGCCCTTCTTGCCCAAATATAAGTCTGTTATCAACAAAAGTACCCGGGGGAACTTTAAACATTCCTGTCTTACAAAAACTTGTCAAAACCATGACAGGAGAAAGTCTGAGAAATATTAGTTTTCTGCTCAAACAAGATGATTTTAAATTGGCTCAAGTATTATATCCTTATATCAAACATCGCATCATTATTTTAGATCCTCCCAAATCCCCCCTTGATAAATTACCATTAATTCCGTCTGTTAGTAACCTTTCCTCTCTTCAAGTGCGTAATGTTAGGGGAAATTATTTCACAGAAAAAGCTGAAAATATATCTTCTTCTGCAAAGTCAACCATAGTTTCTTCTACCAATACTGTCAAAAATAATCTTCCCGTTTCTTCTACGATTAAACCATCTCCTTCTATTGGTTCTAAAACTCATAAAATTATTTGTATTGATGATAGCCAAGTAATGCTAGACACCATCAAGGATTATTTAGGAAGTGAAAATTATGACACTTTGACGGTAGCGAATCCCATGCAGTGTTTACCATCTTTGTTTGCCAGTAAACCAGACTTAATATTGCTGGATTTATCCATGCCAAATATTAACGGTAATCGTCTTTGTCAAATCTTGCGTAGCAGTCCCACTTTCAAGCAAGTTCCTATAATTATTGTGAGTGGAAATATTAATATGTTAACTCAAGAAAAAATAGAAGCGATCGGAGCTAATGACTTCTTACCCAAACCATTTACGAAAGAAGAATTATTAGTTATTGTAAATAAATACTTATTATAG
- a CDS encoding hybrid sensor histidine kinase/response regulator, with product MDQEQIKMNFLDEAEECFDSIESALLHISSTVAETEKIDLALRAAHSVKGGAGMMGFMTLSEVAHRLEDFLKILRVHYYSTNIDVAIETLLLQGVDQMRHISDLHRHGLEIDENLSRDLEIIFTGLQEYLGELTPEDEDFLFTQNEQVDSASLMFEEGAQAIIDNFAQSMENLSVEELKFALQSTCEQLSFCAQLAELNSVIELCQSIQQQAEIIETENIKTLCDEAIKSWRRTLALVMRGSLDKLPSSLDVSFMPPEEDLVSWDEDDLSSLTDALDTVTTANLFSPEETFDENDLSSLSDALDNLTSEEISLEEELVTNDNREDTEELLIPEEELALLENALSEAISETPEEINTPVVNQAKPTISKTSSRQTVRISTEQIEQLNNLFGKLILERNRVNSHLEQLKNFVELMNQRMSKLEDSNRLLRDWYDRTSIADLITVAQGVGIASKNLPSSPLNEQFDALEMDRYTDVHLISQGQIETIVQLKEVGTDINLELLEVNRGMQELNQTMRSLQKNVTQIQMRPFSDLVKGFPRLMRDLSIQYHKQVNLSIEGKNTLLDRTFIESLNAPMVHLIRNAFDHGIESPQTRQEKGKATMGNIKLSAVNRGTKTIITIEDDGAGINLDKISQRLQEMGFSPEQIQQMSSHQLVNHIFDAGFSTADQVTELSGRGVGMDVVRTNLHEIGGEIQVTTKIGEGTKFTLTVPFNSSILRVMIVESAGGFFAIPVNSVREVLNLSSEIEQNSRQITWQNQTIPLTSLKETLTFNRPYQSRQISGNPIINQSVAIVVGEGNNLGALEVEKYWGEQEVTIRPIETYIPLPEGVISSMILGDGRVLLLIDPISWIQSSITEEQTSIPSIPPTFAAPNTNTILITDDSINIRRYLASTLEKAGYQVEEAKDGQEAVEKLLSGLSVQGMICDIEMPNLDGYGVLEEIKGKPEFQSLPIIMLTSRSNEKHRQIALNLGASAYFSKPYNEGELLETIKNLILS from the coding sequence CGGAAAAAATAGACTTAGCGTTAAGGGCGGCCCACTCAGTGAAAGGGGGAGCGGGGATGATGGGATTTATGACTTTAAGTGAAGTTGCCCATCGTTTAGAAGATTTTTTGAAAATTTTACGGGTACATTATTACTCGACTAATATTGATGTTGCGATCGAAACTTTATTATTACAAGGCGTAGATCAAATGCGTCACATCAGTGATTTGCATCGTCATGGATTAGAGATAGACGAAAATTTAAGTCGAGATTTGGAGATTATTTTCACGGGCTTACAAGAATATTTAGGAGAACTTACTCCAGAAGATGAGGATTTTTTGTTTACTCAAAATGAACAGGTTGATTCGGCTTCTTTGATGTTTGAGGAAGGGGCGCAGGCTATTATTGATAATTTTGCTCAGTCGATGGAAAATTTATCGGTCGAGGAATTAAAATTTGCTTTGCAATCCACCTGTGAACAACTATCCTTCTGTGCTCAGTTAGCGGAATTAAACTCAGTTATAGAGCTTTGTCAATCTATTCAACAACAAGCTGAAATTATTGAAACGGAAAATATTAAAACTCTTTGTGATGAAGCAATAAAGTCTTGGCGACGCACTCTTGCTTTAGTTATGCGTGGTAGTTTAGATAAATTACCTTCTAGCTTAGATGTCTCTTTTATGCCCCCAGAGGAAGATTTAGTTAGTTGGGATGAAGATGATTTATCCTCCTTGACGGATGCCCTTGATACCGTTACCACAGCAAACTTATTTTCTCCAGAAGAAACATTCGATGAAAATGATTTATCTTCTCTGAGTGATGCCCTCGATAACTTAACTTCTGAGGAAATATCCTTGGAGGAAGAGTTGGTAACGAATGACAACCGAGAAGATACTGAGGAGTTGTTAATACCCGAAGAAGAATTAGCCTTATTGGAAAACGCTTTATCTGAGGCAATTAGTGAAACACCTGAAGAAATTAATACCCCCGTTGTTAATCAAGCAAAGCCCACTATTTCCAAAACTTCTAGCCGTCAAACTGTCAGAATTTCCACAGAACAGATTGAGCAGTTAAATAATTTATTTGGCAAGTTAATTTTAGAGCGAAATCGGGTCAATTCCCATTTAGAGCAATTAAAAAACTTTGTGGAATTGATGAATCAACGGATGAGTAAATTAGAAGATTCTAATCGCCTTTTGCGTGATTGGTACGATCGCACTTCCATCGCAGATTTAATTACCGTTGCCCAAGGGGTTGGTATTGCCTCAAAAAACCTTCCCAGTAGTCCTTTAAATGAACAGTTTGACGCTTTAGAAATGGACAGATACACTGATGTTCATTTGATTTCTCAGGGGCAAATAGAGACGATTGTACAGTTAAAAGAGGTGGGAACTGATATTAACTTGGAACTGCTGGAAGTAAACCGAGGCATGCAAGAACTAAATCAAACGATGCGATCGCTGCAAAAAAATGTAACTCAAATTCAAATGCGCCCTTTCAGCGACTTAGTTAAAGGCTTTCCCCGTTTGATGCGAGACTTAAGTATTCAATATCATAAACAAGTAAACCTCTCCATTGAAGGAAAAAACACCCTGCTCGATCGCACTTTTATTGAATCCCTAAATGCACCTATGGTACATTTAATTCGCAACGCCTTTGATCATGGAATAGAATCTCCCCAAACTCGTCAAGAAAAAGGAAAAGCCACCATGGGGAACATCAAATTAAGTGCCGTCAACCGAGGAACAAAAACCATTATTACCATTGAAGATGATGGGGCAGGAATTAACTTGGACAAAATCAGTCAAAGACTCCAAGAAATGGGTTTTAGCCCAGAGCAAATACAGCAAATGTCCTCTCATCAACTGGTAAATCATATATTTGACGCTGGTTTTAGCACTGCTGATCAAGTTACCGAATTATCTGGGCGAGGAGTGGGGATGGATGTGGTACGCACCAATTTACACGAAATAGGGGGAGAAATTCAAGTTACCACCAAGATAGGAGAAGGGACAAAATTTACTTTAACTGTGCCTTTTAACTCTTCTATTTTGAGGGTGATGATTGTCGAAAGTGCGGGGGGATTTTTTGCTATACCTGTCAATAGTGTGCGGGAAGTTCTTAACCTTTCTTCAGAAATAGAGCAAAATTCTCGACAAATAACTTGGCAAAATCAAACTATTCCCCTCACATCCTTAAAAGAAACTCTTACTTTCAATCGCCCCTATCAATCTCGGCAAATATCAGGTAATCCCATCATCAATCAATCTGTAGCCATCGTTGTCGGTGAAGGAAATAACCTAGGTGCGTTAGAAGTAGAAAAATATTGGGGAGAACAAGAAGTCACCATTCGTCCTATTGAAACTTATATACCCTTACCAGAAGGTGTTATTAGTTCCATGATATTAGGAGATGGGCGAGTATTACTTTTAATTGATCCTATTTCTTGGATTCAATCTTCTATCACAGAAGAACAAACTTCTATCCCTTCTATTCCTCCTACATTTGCCGCTCCAAATACCAACACAATTCTTATTACCGATGACTCTATCAATATTCGTCGTTATCTTGCCTCTACTCTGGAAAAGGCAGGTTATCAAGTGGAGGAAGCCAAAGATGGACAAGAAGCAGTAGAAAAGCTATTAAGTGGCTTATCTGTTCAAGGGATGATTTGTGATATTGAAATGCCTAACCTAGACGGTTACGGAGTTTTAGAGGAAATCAAAGGAAAACCCGAATTTCAGTCTTTACCCATTATCATGCTTACTTCTCGCAGTAACGAAAAACATCGTCAAATAGCTCTTAATTTAGGGGCAAGTGCTTATTTTTCTAAACCTTACAACGAGGGGGAATTACTCGAAACGATCAAAAATCTCATATTAAGCTAG